One window from the genome of Castellaniella sp. MT123 encodes:
- a CDS encoding TonB family protein, with product MGLGPSSRFPWLKLAAAGVALGLHAAVLAMILSAPVAQVALGQPDALDVQFVELGSVVEPAPAAKPASASPEARTVDHPTEPDPVVEPEPGVEPEVKPVVEAPPEPVVDEPEPESITEAPPPKPQPEPKPKSKPEPRPKPRPAPKPQPEAQPQSGTAGQPADSKASKDAQSGGAPQSAQAHGESRAVDPDRPRVIGQVDYLGKRPSPAYPRVSQRRGEQGRVVLRVLISPEGHVAQVKVQRSSGYERLDEAAAQAMRQARFRPYTENGIAYKALVDIPFDFVL from the coding sequence ATGGGTTTGGGTCCTTCTTCGCGTTTTCCCTGGTTGAAGCTGGCAGCCGCTGGTGTGGCGCTGGGGTTGCATGCGGCTGTGCTGGCGATGATCCTGTCCGCGCCCGTGGCTCAGGTCGCCTTGGGGCAACCTGATGCGCTGGATGTGCAGTTCGTGGAACTTGGCTCCGTGGTCGAACCCGCACCGGCGGCCAAGCCGGCCAGCGCTTCACCAGAAGCGCGGACCGTCGACCATCCGACAGAGCCGGATCCCGTCGTCGAGCCCGAACCTGGGGTGGAACCCGAGGTAAAGCCAGTGGTTGAAGCGCCGCCCGAACCCGTGGTGGATGAACCAGAGCCGGAATCGATCACCGAGGCGCCCCCGCCCAAGCCGCAGCCTGAACCCAAGCCAAAATCGAAACCGGAACCCAGGCCCAAGCCACGACCCGCGCCCAAGCCGCAGCCGGAAGCCCAGCCACAGAGCGGCACAGCCGGGCAGCCAGCTGATAGCAAGGCATCGAAGGATGCGCAGTCCGGTGGTGCCCCGCAGTCGGCTCAGGCGCATGGTGAAAGCCGCGCGGTGGACCCGGATCGGCCGCGCGTGATCGGCCAGGTGGATTACCTGGGCAAGCGTCCGAGTCCCGCCTATCCGCGTGTCTCGCAGCGGCGCGGCGAGCAGGGGCGGGTGGTGCTGCGTGTGTTGATTTCCCCTGAAGGCCACGTGGCCCAGGTCAAGGTCCAGCGCTCGTCGGGATACGAGCGCCTGGACGAGGCGGCCGCCCAGGCCATGCGGCAGGCGCGGTTTCGTCCTTACACGGAAAACGGCATCGCCTACAAGGCGCTCGTGGATATTCCGTTCGATTTCGTTTTGTAG
- a CDS encoding ABC transporter ATP-binding protein: protein MNGPATTPMAGDTPAIAAQGLGKDYGSRTVVQALNFEVRRGEVFGLLGPNGAGKTTTILMLLGLTEATRGQVRVLGEDPWRNPLAVKRHVGYMPDSVGFYDHLSARDNLRYTARLLGIPMDERDARIEQALGRVRLADRIDQRVGTFSHGMRRRLGLAEILLKQAAIAVLDEPTSGLDPQSTESFLRLIESLRDDGVTVLLSSHLLDQMQRICDRVALFNTGRIALMGPVQALARQVLGGHSHEVHIHADGPDIQAVLAAVPGVGSVRLDAPGHYVLQAESDVRAQAAQAAVVAGAQLRDLTVDSPSLERIYRQTFTKDSPT, encoded by the coding sequence ATGAACGGACCCGCTACCACTCCGATGGCAGGAGACACCCCGGCCATCGCCGCCCAGGGGCTGGGCAAGGACTACGGATCGCGCACCGTCGTGCAGGCGCTGAATTTCGAAGTGCGGCGCGGCGAGGTCTTCGGCCTGCTGGGCCCCAACGGGGCCGGCAAGACCACGACCATCCTGATGCTGCTGGGCCTGACCGAGGCCACTCGCGGCCAGGTCCGCGTCCTGGGAGAGGACCCCTGGCGCAATCCCCTGGCCGTCAAACGCCATGTCGGCTATATGCCTGATTCCGTGGGGTTCTACGACCACCTGAGCGCCCGCGACAACCTGCGCTACACCGCCCGGCTGCTCGGCATCCCAATGGACGAGCGCGACGCGCGCATCGAGCAAGCCCTGGGACGCGTCCGGCTGGCCGATCGCATCGACCAGCGTGTGGGGACGTTCTCCCACGGCATGCGCCGCCGCCTGGGCCTGGCCGAGATCCTGCTGAAGCAAGCCGCCATCGCCGTTCTGGACGAACCGACCTCCGGACTGGATCCGCAATCCACGGAATCGTTCCTGCGCCTGATCGAATCGCTGCGCGACGATGGCGTCACCGTGCTGCTGTCGTCCCACCTGCTGGACCAGATGCAGCGCATCTGCGACCGGGTCGCACTGTTCAATACGGGGCGCATCGCCCTGATGGGGCCGGTGCAGGCCCTGGCCCGACAGGTACTGGGCGGCCACAGCCACGAAGTGCACATTCACGCCGATGGCCCCGACATCCAGGCGGTCCTGGCGGCCGTCCCCGGCGTCGGCAGCGTGCGCCTCGACGCACCCGGCCACTACGTCCTGCAGGCCGAAAGCGACGTGCGCGCCCAGGCCGCACAGGCTGCCGTGGTGGCCGGCGCGCAGCTGCGCGATCTGACCGTGGACTCCCCCAGCCTGGAGCGCATCTACCGGCAGACCTTCACCAAGGATTCCCCGACATGA
- a CDS encoding NEW3 domain-containing protein: MPRMLVALWAAALCALSFQTAALAADTIPPGIYLSTDFPSLTLKAGETSTISLNLRNQAMPPEPLTLSLDGVPKDWKATLLGDGRPVESAMPGSDQTLSLKLRLDIPKGEAQQQGTLTVHANSSQHHLSLPIGITLAKQLPAQLSVQPDLPQLSGSARTSFDYQLTIRNDSGQDVLAALTASAPGYFDTSFTEGYGSQQISAVPIKAGESKNVKLHVRPPASAKTGEHDIQVKVAADGAQAATDLKLNITGQPALDLSGRDGLMSAGAQIGGTSTIPLELHNGGTAAAQDIKLEGRAPSGWKIDFKPEQVALLEPGKTTEIQARITPSAQSLAGDYMVKLHARSEGQSADGDLRVSVTTSGLWGVSGAILIAVALLILIGAVARYGRR, encoded by the coding sequence ATGCCTAGAATGCTAGTAGCCCTGTGGGCGGCGGCCCTATGCGCCCTGAGCTTCCAGACCGCCGCGCTGGCCGCCGACACCATCCCGCCAGGCATCTACCTGTCCACCGATTTCCCTTCCCTGACGCTGAAAGCGGGCGAGACATCCACCATCTCCCTGAACCTGCGCAACCAGGCCATGCCCCCGGAACCACTGACCTTGTCCCTGGATGGGGTGCCCAAGGACTGGAAGGCCACCCTGCTGGGAGACGGCCGGCCCGTCGAGTCCGCCATGCCGGGCAGCGATCAGACCCTGTCCCTGAAGTTGCGGCTGGACATCCCCAAAGGCGAAGCCCAACAGCAGGGCACCCTCACGGTGCATGCCAACAGCAGCCAGCACCACCTGAGCCTGCCCATCGGCATCACCCTGGCGAAACAACTGCCGGCGCAATTGTCGGTCCAACCCGACCTGCCCCAGCTGTCCGGCTCGGCCCGCACTTCGTTTGACTACCAGTTGACCATCCGGAACGACAGCGGCCAGGACGTCCTGGCCGCCCTGACCGCCAGCGCCCCCGGATACTTCGATACCTCGTTCACCGAAGGCTACGGCAGCCAGCAGATCAGCGCGGTGCCCATCAAGGCCGGCGAATCCAAAAACGTGAAGCTGCACGTGCGCCCACCCGCATCCGCAAAAACGGGCGAGCACGACATCCAGGTCAAGGTCGCGGCCGACGGCGCGCAGGCCGCCACGGACCTGAAGCTGAACATCACCGGCCAGCCCGCCCTGGACCTGTCGGGCCGCGACGGCCTGATGAGCGCGGGCGCCCAGATCGGCGGCACCAGCACCATTCCGCTGGAACTGCATAACGGTGGCACGGCCGCCGCCCAGGACATCAAGCTGGAAGGCAGGGCGCCGTCAGGCTGGAAGATCGACTTCAAGCCTGAACAGGTGGCCCTGCTGGAACCTGGCAAGACGACCGAAATCCAGGCCCGCATCACGCCGTCCGCGCAATCGCTGGCTGGCGACTACATGGTGAAGTTGCATGCCAGGTCCGAAGGCCAGTCGGCCGACGGCGACCTGCGGGTATCGGTCACGACGTCGGGCCTGTGGGGCGTCAGCGGCGCCATCCTGATCGCCGTCGCCCTGCTGATCCTGATCGGTGCCGTGGCCCGGTACGGCCGCCGCTGA
- a CDS encoding MotA/TolQ/ExbB proton channel family protein, whose product MIDLIGGAMLALAQAVGPETAAGAVHAAAATPGAAAAVAPVAAVAQAAELAAGSQGVLHFIGQSDAVGKSLFVFLLLMSLASWYLILMKGFTHLRIRQRSKKFLSEFWAASSLEQVENEISTHGADEPFARLASHAIHAQKHHAKYGALKLEESGSTAAFVTRTIRKVIDEETARLENGLTVLASVGSTAPFVGLFGTVWGVYHALLSISMADGVTINRIAGPVGEALIMTGLGLAVAIPAVLAYNAFVRLNRVYLAQIDAFAHDLFTFLTTGQQVDDGAHERQGRHISLASTRGN is encoded by the coding sequence ATGATCGATCTGATCGGCGGCGCGATGCTGGCGCTGGCACAGGCGGTGGGGCCGGAAACGGCGGCGGGTGCCGTGCATGCCGCCGCGGCGACCCCCGGTGCTGCCGCCGCAGTGGCCCCGGTCGCAGCCGTCGCGCAGGCCGCCGAGCTGGCGGCGGGCAGTCAGGGGGTGCTGCATTTCATCGGGCAAAGCGATGCCGTGGGCAAGTCGCTGTTTGTCTTTCTGCTGCTGATGTCGCTGGCCAGCTGGTATCTGATCCTGATGAAGGGATTCACGCATCTGCGCATCCGGCAGCGTTCGAAGAAATTCCTGTCCGAGTTCTGGGCGGCCAGTTCGCTGGAACAGGTGGAAAATGAGATCTCCACCCATGGGGCTGACGAACCGTTTGCCCGTCTGGCCAGCCACGCCATCCATGCGCAGAAGCATCACGCGAAGTATGGCGCGCTGAAGCTTGAGGAAAGCGGTTCGACGGCGGCCTTCGTGACACGCACGATCCGCAAGGTGATCGACGAGGAAACCGCGCGGCTGGAAAACGGCCTGACGGTGCTGGCCTCGGTGGGGTCCACCGCGCCGTTCGTCGGACTTTTCGGGACGGTCTGGGGGGTCTACCATGCCCTGCTGAGCATCAGCATGGCTGATGGGGTCACCATCAACCGCATCGCCGGGCCGGTGGGCGAGGCCCTGATCATGACCGGCCTGGGGCTGGCGGTGGCGATTCCGGCGGTGCTGGCCTACAACGCCTTTGTCCGCCTGAACCGGGTCTATCTGGCGCAAATCGACGCCTTTGCCCATGACCTGTTCACCTTTTTGACGACCGGGCAACAGGTGGACGATGGCGCTCACGAACGCCAAGGCCGCCACATCAGCCTGGCCAGCACCCGGGGAAACTGA